One window of Oscillospiraceae bacterium genomic DNA carries:
- the ruvB gene encoding Holliday junction branch migration DNA helicase RuvB, translating to MEERIVSPEVMGNDSELSLRPKTLSDYIGQKKVKENMKIFIEAAKKRNESLDHCLFYGPPGLGKTTLANIIANEMNVNLRVTSGPAIEKPGDLAAILTNLAEHDVLFIDEIHRLSKSVEEVLYPAMEDFALDIIIGKGPAARSIRLDLPKFTLIGATTKAGSLTSPLRDRFGVLQRLELYTPDELAEIVLRSAQIMGVSIEESGAREIASRSRGTPRIANRLLRRVRDYAEIKANGNIDETTADMALSMLEIDQIGLDRTDKHMIMTMIEAFGGGPVGLETLAATTGEDSNTIEDVYEPYLMQLGFIQRTPRGRMVTRLGYAHFGIPYDEPTENPFEQISLG from the coding sequence ATGGAAGAAAGAATTGTTTCTCCCGAAGTGATGGGCAATGACTCGGAATTGAGTCTTCGTCCCAAAACACTTTCGGATTATATCGGGCAGAAAAAAGTAAAGGAAAATATGAAAATCTTTATCGAAGCTGCCAAAAAACGAAATGAATCCCTGGACCACTGTCTGTTTTACGGACCACCCGGACTGGGAAAAACCACATTGGCAAATATCATTGCTAATGAAATGAATGTAAACCTTCGGGTCACTTCGGGTCCTGCTATTGAAAAGCCCGGCGATTTAGCGGCAATTTTAACTAACTTAGCGGAACATGATGTGTTATTCATTGATGAAATTCACCGTCTATCCAAAAGTGTGGAAGAAGTGCTTTATCCCGCTATGGAAGACTTTGCTTTAGATATTATCATCGGAAAGGGACCTGCGGCAAGAAGTATCCGTCTGGACTTGCCTAAGTTTACCTTGATTGGCGCCACCACCAAGGCAGGAAGCCTTACATCACCTCTTCGTGACCGTTTTGGAGTGCTTCAGCGGTTGGAATTGTATACTCCTGATGAATTGGCTGAAATTGTACTTCGTTCTGCGCAGATCATGGGAGTTTCCATTGAAGAATCGGGAGCCAGAGAAATTGCAAGCCGATCTCGCGGAACTCCCCGTATTGCCAACCGTCTTTTACGCCGTGTCCGTGATTATGCGGAAATTAAAGCAAACGGAAATATTGATGAAACAACTGCTGATATGGCACTGTCTATGTTGGAAATTGACCAGATTGGGTTGGACAGAACCGATAAACATATGATTATGACGATGATTGAAGCCTTTGGCGGCGGTCCTGTGGGACTGGAAACATTGGCTGCAACCACAGGAGAAGATTCTAATACCATTGAAGACGTGTATGAACCATACTTAATGCAGCTGGGATTTATACAAAGAACCCCTCGCGGAAGAATGGTTACACGTTTGGGGTATGCTCATTTCGGTATTCCCTATGATGAGCCCACGGAAAATCCATTTGAACAAATCTCTTTGGGATAA
- a CDS encoding GPR endopeptidase → MLTLRTDLALESIYTHDNKGIIKQERQEDNCVVTEISITTQEAAQLVGKPMGNFVTLEFQTFPDRDPVVLEKNAKVIAKELGKLLPQKSERILVVGLGNRNITPDALGPSTLDGVMITNHVLEYINTEGENDFRAVCGICPGVLGITGIETVDIVQGVVEKYQPSLVIAVDALCAGSPERMFSTVQLTNTGIHPGSGVGNRRDGLNQETLGVPVIAIGIPTVVDSHSIVYSALTGFFEKNDSLAEAEHMISDMMKFAKSGLFVSPKDIDNLITHSARTLSGGINLALHKNIDLAFSEHFVS, encoded by the coding sequence ATGTTAACATTGCGGACTGATCTGGCATTGGAGAGTATATACACGCACGATAATAAAGGCATTATCAAACAAGAGAGACAAGAAGATAATTGTGTGGTTACCGAAATTTCCATCACCACTCAGGAGGCAGCTCAATTGGTAGGGAAACCAATGGGGAATTTTGTGACATTGGAATTTCAGACTTTTCCCGACCGTGATCCCGTTGTGTTAGAGAAAAATGCCAAAGTCATTGCGAAAGAGTTGGGCAAACTATTGCCACAAAAGTCGGAACGTATTTTGGTAGTAGGACTTGGAAACCGCAACATCACTCCCGATGCATTAGGGCCTTCTACGCTGGATGGTGTAATGATTACCAACCATGTGCTGGAATACATCAATACCGAGGGAGAAAACGATTTTCGTGCAGTTTGCGGAATCTGTCCCGGGGTGTTGGGAATTACAGGAATTGAAACGGTAGATATTGTGCAAGGTGTGGTGGAAAAATATCAGCCGTCTCTTGTGATTGCAGTGGATGCATTGTGCGCAGGAAGTCCGGAGCGGATGTTTTCTACCGTGCAGCTTACCAATACGGGAATTCATCCCGGTTCCGGGGTTGGAAATCGAAGGGATGGACTGAATCAGGAAACGCTGGGGGTTCCTGTGATTGCAATTGGGATTCCCACCGTTGTGGATTCTCATTCTATTGTCTACTCTGCACTTACCGGCTTTTTTGAAAAAAACGATAGTTTAGCGGAAGCGGAACATATGATTTCTGATATGATGAAATTTGCGAAATCGGGATTATTTGTCAGCCCGAAAGATATTGATAATCTGATTACACACAGTGCCAGAACCTTATCAGGGGGCATCAACTTGGCATTGCATAAAAATATCGATTTGGCATTTTCTGAACATTTCGTGTCTTAA
- the ruvC gene encoding crossover junction endodeoxyribonuclease RuvC, translating into MRILGIDPGYALVGIGAIEYVGNKYSVIKYGKIETFSKEEMSKRLETIFREMNLWLSETKPDVVAIEQLFFNTNTTTAIAVAQARGVILLACQLQGVPVFEYTPLQVKQAVVGYGKAEKIQVQKMVKTILNLEKVPKPDDTADALAIAICHTNHSGYHSYLDKLK; encoded by the coding sequence ATGAGAATTTTAGGAATTGATCCCGGCTATGCCTTGGTGGGAATCGGGGCAATTGAATACGTCGGGAATAAATATTCAGTGATAAAATATGGAAAAATTGAAACTTTTTCGAAGGAAGAGATGTCTAAAAGATTGGAAACCATTTTTCGGGAGATGAATTTATGGCTTTCAGAAACCAAACCGGATGTGGTGGCAATTGAACAACTCTTCTTTAATACCAACACTACCACCGCGATTGCGGTTGCCCAGGCGAGAGGTGTGATTCTGCTCGCTTGTCAGCTTCAGGGGGTGCCTGTGTTTGAATACACGCCCTTGCAGGTGAAGCAGGCGGTGGTTGGATACGGGAAGGCGGAAAAAATTCAGGTGCAGAAAATGGTGAAAACAATATTGAATCTGGAGAAAGTTCCCAAACCGGACGATACAGCCGATGCACTTGCTATTGCAATTTGTCACACTAATCATAGCGGTTATCACAGTTATCTGGACAAGTTGAAGTAA
- a CDS encoding copper amine oxidase N-terminal domain-containing protein, producing MKHNMKRVILGTLISAIISSTSVSASVGTIQKDLWYNNIKITLDNQEITPTDANGTYVEPFIIDGTTYLPVRAISNALGIHVDWDANTYTVKLSSEQSSNDISTSVSKNVLPAGSIQKNLWYNNIKITLNNQEITPTDANGTYVEPFIIDGTTYLPVRAVSDALGLSVNWDANTNTVKLSTKQSANIKTEELLSALQGNWLCEYDVDPSQNQYYYLILKFNGSTISSGYYASEAFPDETITGVTMIADNTFEVTTYTPAGEWFGEYYPEEYNTVTLSSTDGFQKELIVTQKSGYVFRYLFAGTTPQETDAFFNQIIGK from the coding sequence ATGAAACATAACATGAAAAGAGTAATCTTAGGAACCCTGATATCCGCAATCATTTCTTCAACAAGTGTATCTGCCAGCGTTGGCACAATTCAAAAAGATTTGTGGTATAACAACATTAAAATTACTCTTGACAATCAAGAAATCACTCCAACTGATGCCAATGGAACTTACGTGGAACCTTTTATTATCGACGGAACCACGTACCTACCTGTCAGAGCTATTTCCAATGCATTAGGGATTCATGTCGACTGGGACGCAAATACCTATACTGTAAAATTATCTTCAGAACAATCCTCAAACGATATATCAACAAGTGTTTCAAAAAATGTGCTCCCCGCAGGTTCCATTCAAAAAAATTTGTGGTATAACAATATCAAAATCACGCTGAACAATCAAGAAATTACTCCAACTGATGCCAATGGAACTTACGTGGAACCTTTTATTATCGACGGAACTACTTACCTACCTGTCAGAGCTGTTTCCGATGCATTGGGATTATCCGTTAACTGGGATGCAAATACCAATACTGTGAAACTTTCAACCAAACAATCTGCAAATATCAAAACGGAAGAGTTACTTTCTGCACTTCAGGGAAATTGGTTATGTGAATATGATGTCGATCCTTCTCAAAACCAGTATTATTATTTAATTTTGAAATTTAACGGTTCCACCATCTCTTCCGGATATTATGCATCAGAAGCTTTTCCGGATGAAACCATCACCGGCGTTACAATGATTGCAGACAATACATTCGAAGTTACCACTTATACACCGGCAGGAGAATGGTTCGGGGAATATTATCCGGAAGAATACAACACAGTTACTTTAAGCAGCACAGACGGATTCCAAAAAGAACTGATTGTGACACAGAAAAGCGGATATGTTTTCCGTTATCTGTTTGCCGGAACTACCCCACAAGAAACCGATGCATTTTTTAATCAAATCATTGGAAAATAA
- the ruvA gene encoding Holliday junction branch migration protein RuvA codes for MYYSITGLGEAKENFLVIHTGGIGYKIYTSNTTLARVTNHQEMTVYTYLNVKEDAMDLYGFATEEELSTFKMLLSVSGVGPKAALAVLSALTPTEFAMSVATQDAQSITRAQGVGKKLAEKIIVELKDKLKGVDLREIAGDTPQTVSVSNDVLQEAVNALMVLGYSAYESRQAVKFVSSKSNQLEEIIKLALKELM; via the coding sequence ATGTACTATAGCATTACAGGACTTGGCGAAGCCAAAGAAAATTTTTTAGTGATACATACCGGCGGAATTGGATATAAAATCTACACTTCCAACACTACTCTGGCAAGAGTAACCAATCATCAGGAAATGACGGTTTATACTTACCTGAACGTAAAAGAAGACGCCATGGATTTATACGGATTTGCAACCGAGGAGGAACTTTCCACCTTTAAAATGCTTCTTTCGGTATCAGGGGTAGGTCCCAAGGCTGCACTGGCAGTATTATCTGCACTCACTCCCACTGAATTTGCTATGAGTGTTGCCACCCAGGACGCACAAAGTATCACCAGAGCCCAGGGCGTTGGTAAAAAGTTGGCAGAAAAAATCATTGTGGAATTAAAGGACAAGTTAAAAGGGGTTGACCTTCGTGAAATTGCAGGGGATACACCTCAGACAGTGTCCGTTTCCAATGATGTTTTACAGGAAGCGGTAAATGCTCTGATGGTGCTTGGTTATTCGGCATACGAATCCCGTCAGGCAGTGAAGTTTGTTTCTTCGAAATCAAATCAGTTAGAAGAAATTATTAAACTTGCACTCAAAGAATTGATGTAG
- a CDS encoding cobalamin-binding protein — protein MSVLQELCTVLQRGRVPKVTELVNQAISEGIAAERILEEGLLSGMAVIGEKFKKNEVFIPEVMMAARAMNAGVDLLRPLLVSEGVSKKGTAVIGTVKGDLHDIGKNICKMMLEAKGLEVFDLGTDVTADTFVAKAIEHNAKVICCSALLTTTMNEMKQVILKATEAGIRDNVTIMIGGAPVTQEFCEQIMADYYTPDAATCSEVALSACK, from the coding sequence ATGAGCGTATTACAAGAACTGTGCACCGTGTTACAACGAGGAAGAGTGCCCAAAGTAACCGAACTGGTAAACCAAGCAATTTCCGAAGGCATTGCCGCTGAAAGGATTTTGGAAGAAGGCTTGCTTTCCGGTATGGCTGTAATCGGTGAAAAATTTAAAAAAAATGAAGTGTTCATCCCTGAAGTAATGATGGCGGCACGGGCTATGAATGCGGGCGTGGACTTGCTACGTCCCCTTTTAGTATCCGAAGGTGTATCTAAAAAAGGAACTGCTGTGATCGGTACCGTAAAAGGTGATTTGCACGACATCGGGAAAAACATCTGCAAAATGATGCTGGAAGCAAAAGGCTTGGAAGTATTTGATTTGGGAACCGATGTCACCGCAGATACCTTTGTTGCAAAAGCCATTGAGCATAATGCCAAGGTAATTTGTTGCTCTGCCCTCTTAACCACCACCATGAACGAAATGAAACAGGTGATTTTAAAAGCAACTGAGGCAGGCATCCGTGACAATGTCACCATTATGATTGGCGGCGCTCCCGTTACTCAGGAATTCTGTGAACAGATTATGGCAGATTATTATACCCCCGATGCGGCAACCTGTTCCGAAGTGGCACTTTCTGCTTGTAAATAA
- the argH gene encoding argininosuccinate lyase has protein sequence MKLWGGRFNKETDKAVDDFNSSISFDCKMYKEDIEGSIAHVTMLGKQGIIPIENAEKIKVELGKILKDIEDDKIEFSLEAEDIHMNIESILIERLEGIGKQLHTGRSRNDQVALDVKMYTRNAINDIKGEVKNLLSTIANLAEAEKLTVMPGYTHLQKAQPITLGHHLMAYFQMFRRDYERLCDCLGRMSLCPLGSGALATTTYPLDRHLTAKLLGFAGPTENSLDGVSDRDHVAEFIFDLSMIMMHLSRFSEEIILWCSDEFSFIRLDDAYSTGSSIMPQKKNPDIAELTRGKTGRVYGSLITILTILKGIPLAYNKDMQEDKETLFDAYETVKMCLPIFSKMIETMTVNTEKMRNGAKGGFTNATDAADYLVKKGMPFRDAHRVIGEMVSYSIGEKISLEEIPLSKLKEFSELIEEDYYQAISLETCVNERNVYGGPSPEALGVAISNAKDFLKNL, from the coding sequence ATGAAGCTTTGGGGCGGAAGATTTAATAAAGAAACAGACAAAGCGGTGGACGATTTCAACAGTTCCATTTCCTTTGACTGCAAAATGTATAAAGAAGATATCGAAGGCAGTATTGCCCACGTTACCATGCTGGGAAAACAAGGTATTATCCCGATAGAGAATGCCGAAAAAATCAAGGTAGAACTGGGAAAAATCTTAAAAGATATCGAGGACGACAAAATCGAATTTTCTTTGGAAGCGGAAGATATTCACATGAATATCGAATCCATTCTGATTGAAAGATTGGAAGGCATCGGCAAACAACTTCACACCGGCAGAAGCCGTAATGACCAGGTTGCGCTGGATGTGAAAATGTATACCAGAAATGCCATCAACGATATCAAAGGTGAAGTGAAAAATCTGCTTTCCACCATTGCCAATCTGGCAGAAGCTGAAAAATTAACCGTTATGCCCGGTTATACTCATTTACAAAAGGCTCAACCTATCACCTTAGGTCATCACTTGATGGCGTATTTTCAGATGTTTAGACGTGATTATGAACGTTTGTGCGACTGTTTGGGAAGAATGTCCCTCTGTCCCTTAGGAAGCGGTGCATTGGCAACCACAACCTATCCTTTGGATCGTCACTTAACTGCAAAACTGCTTGGTTTTGCAGGTCCCACCGAAAACAGCTTAGACGGTGTTTCCGACCGTGACCATGTGGCAGAATTCATTTTCGACCTTTCTATGATTATGATGCATCTTTCCCGCTTTTCGGAAGAAATCATTCTCTGGTGCAGTGACGAATTTTCCTTCATTCGCTTGGATGATGCTTATTCCACCGGCTCCAGCATTATGCCTCAGAAGAAAAATCCCGATATTGCAGAATTAACCCGTGGAAAAACCGGTCGTGTGTACGGTTCTTTAATCACCATTTTAACCATTTTAAAAGGAATTCCTTTAGCATATAACAAAGATATGCAGGAAGATAAGGAAACGTTATTTGATGCTTACGAAACCGTGAAAATGTGCTTACCCATTTTCTCTAAAATGATTGAAACCATGACTGTTAACACCGAAAAAATGAGAAACGGTGCCAAAGGTGGTTTCACCAATGCAACCGATGCAGCAGATTATTTGGTAAAGAAAGGGATGCCATTCAGAGATGCTCACAGAGTGATTGGCGAAATGGTATCCTACTCTATCGGTGAAAAGATTTCGTTAGAAGAAATCCCCCTTTCCAAATTAAAAGAATTCTCCGAACTGATTGAAGAAGATTACTATCAGGCAATTTCTTTGGAAACCTGTGTGAATGAGAGAAATGTATATGGTGGTCCCTCCCCCGAAGCATTGGGCGTGGCTATCAGCAATGCAAAAGATTTCTTAAAGAATCTTTAA
- a CDS encoding AMIN domain-containing protein encodes MLISVFPMMSPRKIHLNKSLWDNCIGYGRKHSLGYRKGGIMRNFFRCIFISLLLLVLGASMPAMAQESDDIKIYFRNKQLTSDAAPFIENGRTMVPVRMVAENMGYDVLWNPSNRMVTILSVDHRMVLTIDQNTAQVGSRRVTMDTPAIIRYDRTYVPIRFISENFGYQVDWDNDTRSVFITEPEPTPTPTPKPTATPKPTATPKPTATPKPTVKPGTTPKPSTSPGTENDGPFYGTVDESDDLSITKIFTERTTNKLYLKVQATGGRIEDPRTMELEDPLRFVIDIPDAKLDTGTREINVGSEYISKVRFSQFTKEPNSVRIVIDLNMENDVTYGYEDGFFTLSMKDSPSEIKNISAKENKDSDEINITSNTVLAPEYFVLYNPYRIVFDFYNTECSAETFEFEGKYIEKIKFYEHPEKTRVTITAEENAEYEFEADGKNFRITVTEPTEPVATPKPGNTGGKYDIKIVLDPGHGGTEPGSVGYLNGSAVKEKDVNLKIANKVLKILRDKGYNIIPTRTTDTYVGLTTRAEIANSANADVFVSIHNNSFSDSSAKGTLTMYAYDSPKSGQSISGKTIAQIMQNELIKGTEGQNRGLMKNSQIVVIRKTKMPAILLECLFMSNQSDLQKLTDEARINKIAEHVAQGIENICEKMASTK; translated from the coding sequence ATGCTCATTTCGGTATTCCCTATGATGAGCCCACGGAAAATCCATTTGAACAAATCTCTTTGGGATAATTGCATAGGTTATGGGAGAAAACACTCCCTTGGATATAGGAAAGGAGGAATTATGCGAAATTTCTTTCGTTGTATTTTCATCAGTTTGTTGCTTCTTGTGCTGGGAGCTTCTATGCCGGCTATGGCACAGGAATCAGACGACATTAAAATTTATTTTCGAAACAAGCAACTCACATCCGATGCTGCACCTTTTATTGAAAACGGACGTACGATGGTTCCTGTTCGTATGGTTGCGGAGAATATGGGGTATGATGTGCTTTGGAATCCGTCCAATCGAATGGTTACCATCTTATCTGTGGATCACAGAATGGTGCTGACTATTGACCAGAATACCGCTCAGGTAGGCAGCAGGCGAGTGACCATGGACACACCTGCCATTATCCGTTATGACAGAACTTATGTGCCAATCCGCTTTATTTCCGAAAACTTTGGCTATCAGGTGGATTGGGACAACGATACCAGGAGTGTATTTATTACAGAGCCGGAACCGACTCCCACTCCCACACCAAAACCCACTGCAACACCAAAACCCACTGCAACACCAAAACCGACAGCAACACCCAAACCCACAGTAAAACCGGGAACTACACCGAAACCATCTACATCGCCCGGAACAGAGAACGATGGACCGTTCTATGGTACAGTGGATGAATCGGATGACCTTTCCATCACCAAAATTTTCACGGAGCGTACCACCAATAAATTATACTTAAAGGTTCAGGCAACCGGTGGACGAATTGAAGATCCGCGCACGATGGAACTGGAGGATCCCTTGCGCTTTGTGATAGATATTCCCGATGCGAAATTAGACACGGGAACCAGAGAAATCAATGTTGGATCCGAATATATTTCCAAAGTTCGTTTTTCACAGTTTACCAAGGAACCCAATAGTGTTCGAATTGTTATTGACTTAAATATGGAAAACGATGTAACCTATGGATATGAGGATGGTTTCTTCACCTTGTCGATGAAGGATTCACCGTCTGAAATCAAAAATATTTCTGCGAAAGAAAATAAAGATTCGGATGAGATTAACATTACTTCCAATACCGTTTTGGCACCGGAATATTTTGTTCTTTACAATCCGTATCGAATTGTATTTGATTTCTATAATACCGAATGTAGCGCAGAAACATTTGAATTTGAAGGAAAATACATAGAAAAAATTAAGTTCTATGAACATCCTGAAAAAACAAGAGTGACTATTACCGCGGAAGAAAATGCAGAATACGAATTTGAAGCAGACGGTAAAAACTTCCGCATTACGGTGACGGAACCCACAGAACCTGTTGCAACACCGAAACCCGGTAATACCGGCGGTAAATACGATATTAAAATTGTATTGGATCCCGGTCACGGCGGAACCGAACCCGGTAGTGTGGGATACTTAAACGGTAGTGCAGTAAAAGAAAAAGATGTAAACTTAAAGATTGCCAATAAGGTATTGAAAATCTTAAGAGACAAAGGCTACAACATTATTCCCACCAGAACTACCGATACTTATGTGGGTCTTACCACCCGTGCAGAAATTGCAAACTCTGCAAATGCAGATGTGTTTGTATCCATCCATAATAATTCATTCAGTGATTCTTCTGCAAAAGGTACGTTGACAATGTATGCATACGACAGTCCCAAGTCGGGTCAGAGTATCTCAGGAAAAACCATTGCTCAGATTATGCAGAATGAATTGATTAAGGGTACGGAAGGTCAGAACCGCGGTCTTATGAAGAATTCTCAGATTGTTGTAATTCGTAAGACCAAGATGCCTGCTATTCTGCTGGAATGCCTGTTTATGTCGAATCAGAGTGACTTACAAAAATTAACAGACGAAGCTCGCATCAATAAGATTGCAGAACATGTAGCACAGGGTATCGAAAATATTTGCGAAAAGATGGCATCCACCAAATAA
- a CDS encoding argininosuccinate synthase: MKEKVILAYSGGLDTSIIIPWLKENYDYEVIAVCGDVGQGKETDGLEEKAIKTGASKCYIEDLREEYVKDFIYPTVRAGAVYEGKYLLGTSHARPCIAKRLVEIARAEGATAICHGATGKGNDQVRFELTIKALAPDLKIIAPWRIWDIKSRDQEIEYAEARNIPIPVTKEDNYSMDRNIWHLSHEGQDLEDPWNEPQYDKLLHLMVTPEAAPDKAEYVEIDFVKGDAVAVNGEKLSPLGVVTKLNEIAARNGVGIDDIVENRLVGMKSRGVYETPGGKVLYFAHRDLEYLCLDKYTMHYKEQLAVRFAELVYDGLWFSPLREALSAFVDKTQENVTGTVRLKLYKGNIMSAGSKSDHSLYIEEYATFDEDEVYNQKDAEGFINLFGLQTKMKALVDLKNKK, translated from the coding sequence ATGAAAGAAAAAGTTATTTTAGCTTATTCGGGAGGACTTGATACTTCTATCATCATTCCGTGGTTAAAAGAAAACTATGATTATGAAGTTATCGCTGTTTGCGGTGACGTTGGTCAGGGCAAAGAAACCGACGGTCTGGAAGAAAAAGCCATTAAAACCGGCGCTTCCAAATGTTACATTGAAGATTTAAGAGAAGAATATGTAAAAGACTTCATCTACCCCACCGTAAGAGCCGGTGCGGTTTACGAAGGAAAATACTTACTGGGTACTTCCCACGCAAGACCTTGTATTGCAAAAAGACTGGTTGAAATTGCAAGAGCAGAAGGCGCAACTGCGATCTGTCACGGTGCAACCGGAAAAGGTAATGACCAGGTTCGTTTTGAATTAACCATCAAAGCACTGGCTCCCGACTTAAAAATCATCGCTCCCTGGAGAATCTGGGATATCAAATCCAGAGATCAGGAAATTGAATATGCAGAAGCAAGAAACATTCCCATTCCCGTTACCAAAGAAGATAACTACTCTATGGACAGAAACATCTGGCATTTGTCTCACGAAGGTCAGGACTTAGAAGATCCCTGGAACGAACCTCAGTATGACAAACTGTTACACCTGATGGTAACTCCCGAAGCTGCTCCTGATAAAGCAGAATATGTAGAAATCGACTTCGTAAAAGGTGACGCTGTTGCCGTAAACGGCGAAAAACTGTCTCCCTTAGGCGTTGTGACTAAATTAAACGAAATCGCTGCAAGAAACGGCGTTGGTATTGACGATATCGTAGAAAACCGTCTGGTTGGTATGAAATCCAGAGGTGTTTACGAAACTCCCGGCGGAAAAGTGTTATACTTTGCACACAGAGATTTAGAATATCTGTGCTTAGACAAATACACCATGCATTATAAAGAGCAGTTGGCTGTAAGATTTGCAGAACTGGTTTATGACGGTCTGTGGTTCTCCCCCTTAAGAGAAGCATTGTCCGCTTTCGTTGATAAAACTCAGGAAAATGTGACCGGTACTGTTAGATTAAAACTGTATAAAGGTAACATTATGTCTGCAGGTTCTAAATCTGACCATTCCTTATACATTGAAGAATATGCAACCTTCGACGAAGACGAAGTTTACAATCAGAAAGATGCAGAAGGCTTTATCAACCTGTTTGGTTTACAAACCAAAATGAAAGCATTGGTTGACTTAAAGAACAAGAAATAA
- a CDS encoding J domain-containing protein, with protein sequence MNPYEILGVNPSDSDETIKKAYRELVKKYHPDKYKDNPLEDLAKEKLQAINEAYDRITKERAGRSSGSNYSGSRSYSGSYNHSGSSSFMNVRTMIRMRRFREAEEELNRLNDGSAEWHFLTGVVYLNKGWHFEGIQHLQTAVDMEPSNMEYRNMLNSVSRRQQTYQQTGNTYGYGGGMSTCDCCSNLLCADCCCEMMGGDLISCC encoded by the coding sequence ATGAATCCCTATGAAATTTTAGGAGTAAATCCCTCCGACAGTGATGAAACCATCAAAAAAGCCTATCGGGAACTGGTGAAAAAATATCATCCCGATAAATATAAAGATAATCCTTTAGAAGACCTTGCCAAAGAAAAACTGCAGGCAATCAACGAAGCGTATGACAGAATCACAAAAGAACGTGCGGGAAGAAGTTCCGGTTCCAACTATTCCGGCAGCAGAAGTTATTCCGGTTCTTACAACCATTCCGGTTCCTCCAGCTTTATGAACGTGCGGACAATGATTCGGATGCGACGTTTCCGAGAAGCGGAAGAAGAACTGAATCGCCTAAATGACGGTTCTGCAGAGTGGCATTTTTTAACCGGTGTGGTTTATTTAAACAAGGGCTGGCATTTTGAAGGTATCCAACATCTGCAGACAGCAGTGGATATGGAACCCTCCAATATGGAATACCGCAATATGTTAAACAGTGTATCCCGTCGCCAGCAGACATACCAGCAAACCGGCAACACCTATGGTTACGGCGGTGGTATGAGCACTTGCGATTGTTGCAGTAACCTTCTTTGTGCAGACTGTTGCTGCGAAATGATGGGCGGCGATTTGATCTCCTGCTGTTAG